The following is a genomic window from Bacillus sp. V2I10.
ACAGAAAATCGAAATGCTTGAAACAGGTCATTTGCCTATGCTCATTAAACCCAACGAATTAAGGAATTCTCTAAATGCATTTCTTGCTCAATTGGAACTCCATTAAAGGGCGCGATTGTTGAATAAAACTTAGCTTTTTAAACGACTTTATTGTTAAAGCATCCTTTATAAAAAATATAACAACTTTATTTTACCCCCATTTAAAACAGGATGGGGGTATGTGTGTTTGAAGTATTAAAATTAAATACTTTTTGTAATCTTAACATTTCCTTATTGCGGGTGGTGACAGCTTCGCTGGTACTACCCCTATAAAAAAAATAAAGCTGCTTAATTTGCAGCTTCAACTATTCAACAATCCTGCCCAAGTCCTCAATAAGCAAAGAGCGATCACACTGTACTGCAAGCCCCCGATTGTTGAAGATCATTTATGTTGTCTTATCGAAGAAAAGCGCCCTTTAATGGAATAGCCTTATTTCTGAAGCAATGCTCATTAACTCGTTCAGTGATTCTCTGGCTTGTTGTTATTAAAAACTAATTGCCGGGCAGTTGGATGCCGCGCCAGCCGCTTACATCGCATTGGCCATATTCATTATCACCCACAGCAACCACCGTGCCGTCCGATTTAAGGCCGAGAGTATGAGCGCAACCCACCGCAACCGCCACAATATCGCGCCAGCCACTTACATTGCATTGGCCATGCTTATTCAAACCCACAGCCGCCACCGTGCCGTCCGATTTAAGGCCGATGGTATGATTACTACCCGCCGCTATCGCCACAATACCGCGCCAGCCGCTTACATCGCATTGGTCATGCTTATTCAAACCCACAGCCGCCACCGTGCCGTCCGATTTAAGCCCGACGGTATGAAGGTAACCCGCCGCTGCCGCCACTATGTCGCGCCAGCCGCTTACATTGCATTGGCCATACCGATTATTACCCACAATCGTCACCGTGCCGTCCGATTTAAGCCCGACGGTATGCCAGTCACCCGCCGCTGCCGCCACCATATCACGCCAGCCGCTTACATTGCATTGGCCTTCATTATTTCGACCCACAGCCAC
Proteins encoded in this region:
- a CDS encoding chromosome condensation regulator; its protein translation is MDYISPKEAALKVKRWPKDTIAAGYRHTVGLKSDGTVTAVGDNKYGQCDVSGWRDIVAVAAGNAHTGNAHTIGLKPDGTVAAVGWNKHDQCDVSGWRDIVAVAAGWRRTVGLKSDGTVVAVGRNNEGQCNVSGWRDMVAAAAGDWHTVGLKSDGTVTIVGNNRYGQCNVSGWRDIVAAAAGYLHTVGLKSDGTVAAVGLNKHDQCDVSGWRGIVAIAAGSNHTIGLKSDGTVAAVGLNKHGQCNVSGWRDIVAVAVGCAHTLGLKSDGTVVAVGDNEYGQCDVSGWRGIQLPGN